In Triticum aestivum cultivar Chinese Spring chromosome 5B, IWGSC CS RefSeq v2.1, whole genome shotgun sequence, the following proteins share a genomic window:
- the LOC123112297 gene encoding protein Rf1, mitochondrial, which produces MSRRFVPVDRRILERNIKDRYHAGCIGTEDALHLFDELLQVAGPSSIPAINCLLTVVGRDCPALGVSLFNHVARAKVPPHNITYGILVDCCCRAGRLDLGHAAMGHVIKLGFTAEAIINFSHLLKAICAEKKTSYAMDIVLRIMPEFNCIPNIFSYNILFKGLCNEKRSQEALELIQIMVEDGGCCRPDVVTYSTVIDGLLKEDEVDQAYSLFSEMLRQGVSPNVVTCNSIISGMCKLHAMDKAEEVLQQMLDRRILPDVTTYTSLIHGYYSLGQCEEVDRVFIEMSRNGVQPNIITYSIQMDYLCKNGRCTEARKNFDFMISLGQKPTVTTYNIMLHGYAMERSFHDMNCLIDLMDDNGISPDHYGYNILIFAYAEEKMVDEVMHIFTKMRQQGLNPDAVSYGTVIDLLSRIDRMDDAMSQFNQMITEGLVPDIVVFNPLIRGFCSCGKWEKVDELFSEMLDRGICPNIVFFTTIMDRLCKNGRVMEAQDLFDLMVHMGVKPDVCTYNILIGGYLFIGKMDEVSKLLDNMVSIGMEPDVITYNILIDGYSKNGRIDDAFVVFREMLAGKVKPCIITFNIMLGALLKGGRKEEAKDLFDGIWAKGLVPTVVTYSLMIQKLIEEGSLQESDDLFVSMEKNGCAADSHIINAIVRSLFRKGEVPRAGTYLSKIDERSFTLEASTAILLTALASGGKGQEYKELLPEKYHSFLEQGTD; this is translated from the coding sequence ATGAGCCGCCGCTTTGTCCCCGTCGACAGACGCATCTTGGAGAGGAACATCAAGGATCGGTACCATGCCGGATGCATTGGCACCGAGGACGCACTCCACCTGTTCGACGAATTGCTCCAGGTTGCTGGGCCTTCCTCGATCCCTGCCATCAACTGCCTCCTCACTGTTGTTGGCCGTGATTGCCCCGCGCTCGGCGTCTCCCTCTTCAACCATGTTGCAAGAGCCAAGGTGCCTCCCCACAATATCACCTATGGCATTCTAGTCGACTGCTGCTGCCGTGCTGGCCGCCTGGACCTTGGACACGCTGCCATGGGACACGTCATTAAGTTGGGATTTACAGCAGAAGCTATCATCAATTTCAGCCACCTACTCAAGGCCATCTGCGCCGAGAAGAAGACCAGTTATGCAATGGACATCGTACTCCGGATAATGCCTGAGTTTAACTGCATACCAAACATTTTCTCCTATAACATTCTTTTCAAGGGTCTCTGCAACGAGAAGAGAAGCCAAGAGGCTCTCGAGCTGATTCAAATTATGGTTGAGGATGGAGGTTGCTGCCGACCTGATGTGGTGACCTATAGCACTGTAATTGATGGCTTGTTGAAAGAGGATGAGGTGGACCAAGCTTACAGCCTATTTTCTGAAATGCTGCGTCAGGGGGTATCACCGAATGTTGTGACCTGTAATTCAATCATCTCTGGCATGTGCAAGCTTCACGCGATGGACAAGGCTGAGGAGGTTCTTCAACAGATGCTTGATAGACGAATTCTGCCAGATGTTACCACATATACTAGTTTAATACATGGATATTATTCATTAGGACAGTGCGAGGAGGTGGATCGGGTTTTCATAGAAATGTCTAGAAATGGTGTTCAACCAAATATCATAACTTATAGTATACAGATGGATTATCTTTGCAAGAATGGAAGATGCACAGAAGCTAGGAAGAATTTTGATTTCATGATCAGTTTGGGCCAGAAACCGACTGTTACTACCTACAACATTATGCTTCATGGGTATGCTATGGAAAGATCTTTTCATGATATGAATTGTCTCATTGATTTGATGGATGATAATGGTATTTCACCAGATCATTATGGATACAACATACTTATATTTGCATATGCTGAAGAAAAAATGGTTGATGAAGTAATGCATATATTTACAAAAATGCGGCAGCAAGGATTGAACCCTGATGCAGTGAGCTATGGAACAGTAATAGACTTACTTTCCAGGATTGACCGAATGGATGATGCTATGTCCCAGTTCAATCAAATGATAACTGAAGGGTTAGTTCCTGATATCGTAGTTTTTAACCCTCTTATTAGGGGTTTCTGTTCTTGTGGCAAATGGGAGAAGGTTGATGAACTATTTTCTGAGATGTTGGATCGCGGCATCTGTCCCAACATAGTGTTCTTCACCACAATTATGGACCGCCTTTGCAAAAATGGAAGGGTTATGGAAGCCCAAGATCTCTTCGACCTGATGGTACACATGGGTGTGAAGCCTGATGTGTGTACTTATAACATACTGATAGGTGGATACTTGTTCATTGGTAAGATGGATGAAGTGAGCAAGTTACTTGACAATATGGTCTCAATTGGCATGGAACCAGATGTTATCACCTATAACATACTGATTGATGGTTACTCTAAGAATGGAAGGATAGATGATGCATTTGTTGTTTTCAGAGAAATGTTGGCCGGGAAGGTTAAGCCTTGCATTATCACTTTTAATATTATGCTTGGTGCGTTGCTTAAAGGTGGCAGGAAGGAAGAGGCTAAAGATTTGTTTGATGGTATCTGGGCTAAAGGGTTAGTGCCCACCGTTGTTACATATAGCTTAATGATACAAAAACTTATAGAAGAAGGTTCTCTACAAGAGTCTGATGATCTATTTGTTTCTATGGAGAAGAATGGATGTGCTGCCGACTCCCATATAATAAATGCTATAGTTAGAAGCTTATTTCGGAAAGGGGAGGTGCCCAGGGCTGGGACTTATCTGTCTAAAATTGATGAGAGGAGCTTCACCCTTGAAGCTTCCACAGCTATCTTGTTGACTGCACTTGCTTCAGGGGGGAAAGGCCAGGAATATAAAGAGTTACTCCCTGAGAAGTACCACTCTTTTCTGGAACAGGGCACTGATTGA
- the LOC123116333 gene encoding serine/threonine-protein phosphatase 7 long form homolog — protein sequence MTMTLQDMAMISGLPINGQAVTGRVSVGNWRERTADLIGVQPEGPQEGKADTAKVRHSWLKLVRGNTNPCPQDANDVVVQQYARAYLWYVLTKVVFSDATGNSALWMFLEPLNNWDTQYSWGSAALAYLYRQLDLACRRKGGTSSLSGFVWSLSVWMWERIPVGRPDLKNPLMANPRGNHDGLHDDDPYRRPTLAYYWEQVTVYTGSSHVRYKCYMNELDTLTAEQVHWLPYVEDRDFDLNEMCTRDSHLWRARCPMICFFAVEWHFVDRVARQFGKRQGIPIEESKEEMLSLHRFDRRNNQDISDWANKHRAWIEIWNQRDTLVQSENRPHNQSAYQKYQVWYADRYRLKLKPGWTHEEWSELVSEDPETAEGYHTFNTAVRDTRGAHVDYAPMHDEMVVCLTYSNILASCCLLSNT from the exons atgacgATGACCCTACAGGACATGGCTATGATAAGCGGCCTTCCTATCAATGGACAAGCTGTTACCGGTCGTGTCAGCGTGGGTAATTGGCGAGAACGGACTGCCGATTTAATTGGCGTTCAGCCCGAGGGCCCTCAGGAAGGCAAGGCCGATACAGCGAAAGTGAGGCATTCTTGGCTAAAACTGGTCAGAGGAAACACCAACCCGTGCCCTCAGGATGCCAATGACGTGGTTGTGCAGCAGTACGCGCGGGCCTATCTTTGGTATGTACTAACCAAGGTAGTCTTCTCAGATGCAACCGGGAACTCAGCCCTCTGGATGTTCTTGGAGCCACTTAATAACTGGGATACCCAGTATAGCTGGGGTTCGGCCGCACTAGCATACTTGTATCGTCAG CTTGACTTGGCGTGTCGGAGGAAGGGAGGTACATCCTCATTGTCTGGGTTTGTTTGGAGCCTATCCGTGTGGATGTGGGAGCGGATCCCGGTTGGACGGCCCGATTTGAAGAACCCCCTCATGGCAAACCCACGGGGTAATCATGACGGGTTGCATGATGATGATCCATATCGGCGCCCTACGCTTGCTTACTATTGGGAACAAGTGACAGTGTACACAGGAAGCTcgcatgtgcgatacaagtgctatATGAACGAGCTGGACACCTTGACTGCTGAGCAG GTACATTGGTTGCCTTATGTGGAAGATCGTGACTTTGATCTTAATGAGATGTGCACGCGTGATAGCCATCTTTGGCGGGCGAGGtgcccaatgatatgcttcttcgcaGTTGAGTGGCACTTTGTAGACCGTGTGGCAAGACAATTTGGAAAAAGACAAGGTATTCCAATTGAGGAGAGCAAGGAGGAAATGCTATCTCTGCATCG GTTCGATCGAAGGAACAATCAGGATATATCGGATTGGGCAAACAAACACCGTGCGTGGATAGAAATTTGGAATCAAAGAGACACGTTAGTGCAATCAGAGAATAGACCTCACAATCAGTCAGCATATCAGAAGTATCAAGTGTGGTATGCGGATCGTTACCGGTTAAAGCTGAAGCCAGGTTGGACTCACGAGGAGTGGTCGGAGTTGgtgtctgaagacccggagactgcAGAAGGTTATCATACCTTCAACACGGCTGTGAGAGACACCAGAGGGGCTCATGTTGACTACGCACCGATGCATGACGAAATGGTAGTCTGTTTGACCTATTCTAACATACTTGCATCATGTTGTCTTCTTTCAAATACATAA